The window GAGATCTGAATTAAGCTGACCAGGGAACCGAAGGCAGCATGTAACACCACTCATTGTAGCAGAGATAAGATGATTAAGATCACCAACTGAAGCagaaaataacatataaaaaagAATGACAAATTAGGCAATACCGacataaaaatattatttgaatCATCACTTACAGGTAGGCGTTGCAAGCTTCAGTGTGCGGAAACAAATCTCATATAATGCTTCATTGTCCAAGACCATACATTCATCAGCATTCTCAACTAACTGATGCACTGAGAGAGTGGCGTTATATGGCTCAACAACTGTATCAGAGACCTTTGGCGATGGGAAAACAGAGAAGGTTAGCATCATCCGATCCGGGTACTCCTCCCGGATCTTAGATATTAGAAGTGTTCCCATCCCTGAACCAGTACCTCCTCCTAAAGAATGACACACTTGGAACCCTGAAGAAGaatccaaaattaaatttaaataaaaaaagaaagaggGATGTATTCTATTGAACTGGTgagttttattttttctcttttgaaATGAAAAACAATAAAGTACTAAGACCAGAAGCAATGCAAGATGATATAATTACAGAAAGTCAATTGCTAGATTTAACCAAAGCAACGAGTCAAGAAGAAAAGAAACCCACTAGAAAGGGAAAAAAAGGCGAAGCTCCATAAGGAAATGTCAGTCTTCAATAAAACCAGAACTAGAATCGACAGTCACTCCCAATGAGCGAGGTGAGAGACTAAATCTCCAATTGCTCAAGATAGGCTGATAACTTTGAAGCAATAATGCCTCTCAGCCATCTATGGAATGAGGACCACATGGTACTCCATGCTTGTTCTAAAAAATTACAGAACATCTTAAAGACCAAACTGAGAACAGCAAAGCATACAAAATAATGTTACAATCTGAATTTATCTCTAGTTAGATAATCAACCCAATCCTCTATAGACGAAGAGACATGCCAAGCTAGACTTATAAGCTCCAATAAATAGAGAGCCAATACCAACGGAAGAATTAACAAGTGTGGGTTTCTGAATCTCCAACCAGAAGAGAACACAAGTGAGGTTCACAACTGGAACACTTTTACGCACCAAGATGTTCCTTGTTTTCAGCTTGCTGTGGAAGCGACACCAGACAAATACTTGGTAAGCTTTGTTTAAAATGGTGATCTCTAAGGGCAGGTGTCAAAAGTGCAAGGGAAGTAATTGCGAGTTCAAACAGTGAAGCACTCAGTACCCTAGTCACGGTAATTTATATAAAGACGCGGAACAAGGGTGTTTCCACTCTACCTTTTAGAATGACTAAAAAGTTAATATTGACAATACAAGCATCGTAGTTATACCAACTTTGGAATTCATATAATCTTCGTTACCAAGAAAGCTGGAATCATGGCGAAATTTTAGAATTGTTTGGATAGAAAACCAAGCCTTGCATATCATTGTAATACTTCTGTTGGAGTTGATCACTATACGCTACATACTGTCAAATTTGAGGGAAAACTTCTTTTGAGgcctatcaaagaaaaataataatctaAAAAATGAGGCATTTTCCAAACATTAAACACAATATATAAGGTATTCATTGAAAAATATATCGTTGACACAATTGGAGGTGATACGCATACAGATAGTTGAAATTAGCGAACCTTTGGAAATAATCGGTGCTCTAAATTGAACCATGAGAGCATACCTTGCAGGCAATCGCAATTCTCGGCTTCCTTCCTCACCACATCAAGAACTGCATCGATCAGTTCAGCGCCCTCGGTGTAGTGACCTTTAGCCCAGTTGTTCCCGGCGCCGGACTGGCCGAACACGTAGTTATCCGGCCTAAAGACCTGCCCGAACGGCCCGGATCTAACGGAATCCATGGTGCCGGGTTCCAGATCCATGAGCACCGCTCGAGGCACATACCTCCCGCCGCTGGCCTCGTTGTAGTACACATTGATTCTTTCCAGCTGCAGATCAGAGTCGCCGCGGTATCTGCCGGTGCCGTCGATGCCGTGCTCGTCGCATATCACCTCCCAGAACTTGGCCCCGATCTGGTTCCCGCACTGCCCGCCCTGGATGTGTAGAATCTCCCGCATCTTATTCCGACACCTGCGCCTTCTCTCTCCGGAGATCTGGAGGATAGGGTTTCCGGGCGGGAGGAAGAATCGAGAAAAGGAACAGGCAGGAAGTCCAAAGCAGAGTGAGCCAATTTATAGCTGGGTTTGGTCGGATCCCGTCACCTCTCTTTCACTCATCGAGCCGTTTGAATTGGGATTTTTCACATTTTATCATATAACTAAACACTTCTTTAGGTGGCGGTGTTACAATTGGTTGTCTCACTGGTAGTGACGGCACACCATCGCTTAACCGCAATGGTTTCTGCAGTGGAACCCTATGCGGGAAGGCGCACACAGTAGAGGCATGATCCATCGGCGAAGTGAACGGTAGAGATTTATCTGTGAGGGAGATAATGAGATGGGAAATGTATGAGTGAAAAGTTTTCAGTTCGGAAAACGCGGGAAGCCGTTGGGTCGTTTTTAGCGGGCTGTTGGGAAAGGTACGTTATTGTTATCGGTGCATGTTTTTGGTGGGAGGTCGTATTATAGCGGTAGGTGGCAATATGCATTTATATATAGCAGTTTTATGACGGCCAGAAAATAACTCTggattttttcaaaataaatcattatggaaaattaatcaaaatctaattttacccaatttttttattatttgaactgtttttcttttaaaaaaatacccaTCTTAAACTTTACGAGGAGCTAATTGTCGTCATTGAGTGTGTTATTAATGCAAACTTCAATCTTCTTCTTTGGGCAATCGCTAATTCTGAAATATTAAATGATTTAAGAGCTGAAAGTTATTGTTCATAATTTTGAttctttatttattcatttttttaagattatattatttaattctatttagtctaataatttttaaataatggaGCATGTGGATGATATCAACAAATATCATTCctgaattaataaaaaatatcaaaatacgtATTGTTCCTTTCTAGAAGCTGAGCAGATGAGTGGTTGATAGGAAGGTAATAATATTTATGGAGGAAGGACTTGGAAGCCGAGGACCTGTGCACACCataaaaagaacaaatagaaatatTAGAGTAAGAACTAGGGAGGGGGTCCTTAGCGCAGATACTCTAATGCTCAAGTCAGAGTCATAATCTTGGtaaaaaatggagaagaagatgaatagtataATAGTGATGTGGATGTGTGCACGCGCGCATGTACCTAGTCAACGGAGAGGATCCCTTTTTATATTGTTTCTTATAACTTCCGTAATAATGAGACGTTAAAAAATAATTGGTGTCAGAATATGTCAGATAGTGGAGGATATACAACATCCTTCCCATATATAGAGAAATGTTTTGTTGTGTATATATGTCAAAGTAGTAGAatattttatgataaatagttgtTATTCTTTGACATGTGGTTGTGATTCTTTGAAAAATGTTATTTCCTAGAGGGAGTCCGATCGGCTTGAAGTTGACCGGGTTTAAGTTGTGAGTCATGTCCATGTTAGGTGGGGAGCCACGCCCCATTGAAGTCTGATCGGCGTGGACCGGTTAGGTTTATATTGGGAGCCTTGCCCATAAGAAGCGGGGAATAGAGCCCCGGAGATCCAACCGACTTTGAGGCCAATCGAATTTATGCTGGGAGTAATGCTCATAAAAAGTGGAGAATTGAGCTTCGGGGATCCGACCGGCTCTAGAATCGATCGGGTTTATGCTGAAattcatgcccatgagaagtgtgGAGCGGAGACTCGGAAGTCCGACAGGCTCTGGGACCAATTGAGTTTACACTGGAAGCCATGCTCATGAGAAGTGTAGAGATGAGCCCAAGAGATTCGACCGACTTTGGGGTCGATCGGGTTTATACTGAGAGTCCTACCCAtaagaagtggggagctgagtcCTAAAGATCTGACCTGCTCTAAGGGCCTATCGGATTTACTATAGGAGTCATGCCTATGAAAAGTAGGGAGCTGAGCTCCGGAGATTCAACCGACTCTTGGGTGATCGAGTTTATGCTAGGAGTTATGTCCATGAGAAGTGAGGAGTTAACCCCCAAAAATCTGATCGGCTTTGGAGTTGATCAAGTTTATGTTGGGAGTACtacccatgagaagtggggaacAAAGCCCTAGAGGTTCGACCAACCCTGGGGTTGATCGAGTTTATGTTGGGAGTCATACCCACGAGAAGCGTGGAGTTGAGCCCTAGAGATCTGACCGACTCTGAGATCGATTGGGTTTATGCTAGCAACCTTGCCTATGAA is drawn from Zingiber officinale cultivar Zhangliang chromosome 1B, Zo_v1.1, whole genome shotgun sequence and contains these coding sequences:
- the LOC121992003 gene encoding tubulin beta chain-like; this translates as MREILHIQGGQCGNQIGAKFWEVICDEHGIDGTGRYRGDSDLQLERINVYYNEASGGRYVPRAVLMDLEPGTMDSVRSGPFGQVFRPDNYVFGQSGAGNNWAKGHYTEGAELIDAVLDVVRKEAENCDCLQGFQVCHSLGGGTGSGMGTLLISKIREEYPDRMMLTFSVFPSPKVSDTVVEPYNATLSVHQLVENADECMVLDNEALYEICFRTLKLATPTFGDLNHLISATMSGVTCCLRFPGQLNSDLRKLAVNLIPFPRLHFFMVGFAPLTSRGSQQYRALTVPELTQQMWDAKNMMCAADPRHGRYLTASAMFRGRMSTKEVDEQMMNVQNKNSSYFIEWIPNNVKSSVCDIPPKGLKMASTFIGNSTSIQEMFRRVSEQFTAMFRRKAFLHWYTGEGMDEMEFTEAESNMNDLVAEYQQYQDATADAEEVYEEEGEGETA